tctaaaatcctagttcaaataaaataataacttttcaaataagcccttggccaaaatacaaggcctttccAAAAATCTTTGTTCATTATAAATAAGACGTGTGATCTGGATATCTCCCAAGCCcgattattctagattaatttctATGACTAATACaataagtcattttaatgaaataaataagtccatggccttcattaacagtaggcccaagttgtgtcttctatagcttggatcaaatggatcaaaactagttttccttctttcaagcccatcatgagtgttgggctcttactaGCTTCATGCCAATTGGATgccaccaatccttgcattgctaccttgatcttcgtggctcttaatcttataattgatccttaagacttggttcgccttggggcccatcatatacttattgagatgagacttgataagatttatatagaacgaaggaaaaagtttgaaagacaTTTTGCACATACTTACACCTATAGTGTTCATCATTTACTGTTCACTAATTTAACACAGGAAAAATAAACtacaggactaccgagccatgctaaaagaaaaaagaaaaaaagaatgaaagaaaaagaaaaagaaaaaaggatttgaaaagaatcgagaaaaaaaaaggaggctagaagaagataaaggtagtatagtgaactttcctaagtaaagggCTAAAAACAATTACCCTAACCTTGAGGGTTGAGTGTTCAATCTTTAAATAGAGTTAACATGAAAACTGCTaatcccttgggctttgagatagttagaattagcaatgattaatcttaatgttgaaAAATCATATGACAAATCCTAGCTAGtgatgaggaacacacaaccgtgTAACTACACAAACACATCTgagttttgaaatatttttcccAATTTTACGTGAATGATTGTTGAGACAATCTTGATGCGTATAGCTCCTGGGATTGAGTAGTCATGGAtcaccttttgtgagaattcagaattgtgtttgattacttttgtttgaatttcgatctttatacaatattcatctcaattaattttcactattttgctcaaggattagcaaaatacCAGTTGGGAggtgtgattgagctaaaatattgcatatttttatacatttagaaccaatatattttaattctttcattacattattattggttttagatgaaaaaatgattaagatgcataaatctgagttgtgatttaaattgataaatagcatgatttttgcttaatattataacttgtgatttaattggataatgttctTTTACATGcataagatatttttaatattccattctttatttttattttattttattttactattctattctttatttttattttattttattttactttatttctaatttttatttatatttatttttacataggCTAAGAAATGGATagcttttaatttataaaagagaaTGCACTTTTGGTATTAATGAATTGATCCTACTTTTTCTATAGGACTTTGATGGCAACTTTTTCTATGGGACTTTAACCTTGATATGCATTTATTCAAAGGGGACTTTGACCTTGACATGAAGTTTTTTTTCagccaattaaatttcattcatGTACGAGATTAGTttggattttaaaaaagagaattgCACGAGCTAGGACTTCAAATACAGCAcggcatcattttattttcactcaGTGCCGCGACAACAATTACTCTCTCTTGGGCCATTTTTCAGCCGCACCTTGTTATTCTCCTGGGACCTAGAGTGCCGCATCCCAAATTTCTAGCACAGTCATTTTCAATTCACCCtgaatacatatttttctttggattCATCCACACAGCAGCGCctttgaagaactccttgaggaaTCCAATTGCTGCTACAGTTCAACCTTctccactgctttcaatctccatctccgttcatctggcttgatcttttcattccctactttttatttaatttcaatttgaagtttatggtgtattcttgatatttttggattaaaaatttgggcattttatttgctatttattttattttatatcagttatttttcttatttctttaaacttccattaaatatgcattacaattatattttatattaatttcaatttattatttaattttcaaattaattaaaaatttttagcgtagttgaatctttaattattaatttcaattttttagtcttttacgttccatttcgacattaaaaaaatctaaaagtatgaatctagtctatgactagtgccttttttatttctgttgcactcttccattcattgtacatactatcacttttatttgtgaaacttttcaccattttatacgagtttagatttaaacaactttttccGATGAGAcaatctaggaattttattcctaattattacacgacatcctacTGCACTTAAGATGGCTTTTatactactcattttttaatgaGTCACTTCTCTCCTTTGTGGATGAGCACCACTGCGACTCCCCACCATCAGACGTCAAGATTCACCTAGCTAGCCACTATTTGACATCTATGGACGGGGTTTTATTAACTAATAGCTTGAACAAAACAAGCTTTCTTTCTCCTCTACCCTGGACAGTTGTCCACCACTAGGATCACCCAACCACCATGGGAAGTGCCACACTTTGCATTGCCTATGAGCCCAGCACTTACACCACCTAGTTCCACCCATAGTAGCAATCCCTCCTTTCTCTTGGGGAGTTCTTCACTGCTACAAGTAATCACTTCTAGCAGTGAAGAACTCCCCATCGTACACATGTCATAACTTATACCACAAGATAGAACCCCCAATGGTAACATTGGAGATCACAATGGGTGCAGAGTAATGGGCAATAGCATGGGTACTTGTTATGGGTTGCATGGAAAATAATAGGGATCACATGCAATGGGTATGAGGTTACAAGTTTgcacaaaataattatgttcaTGCATAGTTTACGTGCGCGTCATGCAAATTACATGTCAAGTTTAGTGTTGTAGTACATGTTGGATTTATGTAATTTACTAAGTTAATGTGGTTTTAGGGTTTAATGAAGCTATGATGGATCATTGGGACAATgaaattatgaatattttttggttttgagcaaatatatgttattttaagtGTTTCGGATTTTTGATTAGattgtacatattttattagtaaCTTACTTGATGATACATGTATTTTAGAGGTAATCGGTTGTGCCCAAAAAATCTTGGGTTAATGCTACAAGttaagtagcatgatcatatttTTATGTAGTTAATACGGTTAACATCATgtcttttttgaaaataatatgaatGTCCTCTGTGAAGCCCTCGGCCCCCCACCTCCACAAGGACCATGATGCAGGGATTTTGGTTGCACGAGTTATACACCCCTTGTGCAATGTAACAACAAGTGTATGCTCACATgctcaaatataataagtttacAGTTAATTCGCAAaggtaaataataaaaaaggacaatcattaaatataattatcagtactagaaaatatttaaattacatCACTACAATATCCATAAGCCACATGTCTCAAATCCTTaagtaagaaaatattacaatcatcctttataataaaaacaaagttaGCAATTTAATAAAATGGGGGAAAAGCCTCAATCATCAATCATCTGGAGGTGCCACATCTGTgaagcccccaaatccccacgcacggacacggagaaatcgagacgttcggatgatcacaacacgggtcaccaccctatcgatgagtgtcaagtgtgtgtaaaaataacaaatgtgcaaaagaaaacgcagcggataacgaaagtcatataactaagtactagaattttttcttagtttaatacaaagctgtttaaaacatacataataaaatattacaaaacacaaatattattcaaaccaacaacaagctTAAACGtcaactcaaaactctggcagagccgcatcctcgggctcagcctcatcctcctcctcgaactctgcatcaaaatctacggaaccaaaaatggtgccgcaggtaaataaaatccaaacaccaccagatataaatatataaaacttaaacaatatgcatgaaagaaaagccaatgcacatgtcccgtaaaaccatatttgtccacgcatgccaaaaacccgtttgacccaaaaacataacctttaaaaccagtcctcgccattatcccagataatggcccaaatcaataaaccactatttttccagaaaatggatcacaaagcctcaaaaccaaacctcgtcattttcccagaaaatgacccataaccaaaaccataaaaacgatccaattatgcatgcaccatgatctctcttaaggatcatccgcacaccctggctctatgccacaccgcaagtaacgactacgcgtgtgacacctaacaagcgatgcccagactcgcgcccagcgcgtccctggccaggccatcctttagtccccgccactctagggaccacagagtcaacacgatagcgttaccatatcgtgcgatccggtcgtcgccctgtgacaacgcaggggatgtcactcagtattatccactcccaagtgaccagaggagctccaccgagataataactcatcccggcttgggctcatgagacacacgcacccgaaattccatttacgccaacaaaacatgattttctcaattaaaataaaatgcacgtgcatgcatcatgtaaatgcaatctcaatgcacaaaacaaccaaccaaccataaatcaacaatccaagcaactccgttctcaatccatccgacccccgaactcctcggactcagtccggaatcaaccaaccaacagaaaatatttattgtaagagaaaaatatatttaaatctaaaagtagagtttgaaaaatacttacagtgctatacggtattttttgaaagctcgcggcgttgcaaaaggcggaggaaaagcaacataacagtgtattttacactgtggccttgggtaataaattatccactttcgaacgaggataaaccaaggcacgaaattgataggaaatggtcttgagatatttatgaagctaagggaagtgagttttggccatgggtggtggtggaattgGCGGTGGAAAGCCAAAAAGGGGtcgaacggagttgagctcgtgggagctgctccggcaacggatcgaggccggaattgggtgggttaggatggcaagaggtaggggaagaagctgtgaagagatggtggccggaggtggaacgacggcgccgaaaacggtgaaaaatcgtatggcttggaggagctcgtggtggctaacggtggctcggatggaggtgaaacttggtgggaatgttcaacggggagaggggaagaaaattgggtgggtggtgtaggccacgccgccggcgagcggcagttctggactgcgaaagcaaccggcaacagagaggaaaaacagggctggtgccgtgacttccagccgtgcatGGCGGCTAATGGCTGGTCagatggccctgaaaattggtggggatgatctttggtgggaggggaagagaatggtgggggtggtgcactacacggaggccggacggcggagaaccgggcggtcaaaggggcggcgatggaaaggagagggagaagagagcagctcgcggggagagagaaaacaggaagaaaagaagaagaaaaagaaagaaaagaaagaaaagaagaaaaagaaaaggaaaaagggaaaagaaaaaagaaaaaagaaatgaaatgaggtccaatcctcactccggaaatcaAAAACAGATCctccgaaaacgattttaaaaaatcgtaaaacgactaaataaattaaacacaacatcaaataaattaaaaccaatttaaaatatattaatttaaaataaataaaccaatatattaattaaattaaaaacaacacttcagtgaaaatacatgtaaaagtgggtcatcacaacATCTCCATGCTCTTAACCACCACCATATCCTTCCTGTGCATCAAAATTTTTTAATCTGATAAGAGGGACTGTGGtggactaccacggtgagattttacaaaatttcAATAAGTGAGATTAAGATTAACACTCAAATATACATgcaagtgaaaatgaaaatcatgCAAACATTtaatacaagaaaaaataataattatgtgTCACACTTAATGTAATACCCTGGTCTTACTACGTGagtctttacgtcattttattttatttcttaagttaaatatgttcatgtaaagatttttattatttcattttagatgggtgtgtttttgtttttatttttttatgtgggttgttaaaataaattaagtacatgattttttttaaggcctaatagatgaagaaattcattttcaaacccatcggtctacacctaatagatgaagaaattcattttcaaacccatcgatctacacctaacaaatgaagaacaagtcttcttcatctctcttccATACTAGCCAACtccacttctctcttttcttcaactcttcaagaaatcaatcCTCACACtttcttcaagctttggacCCTTCACTTgacctcttgaaagaatctaagagcttaaggtaaattgtttaagatgattttatgtgattttcaaagctaactaaattgtttagtttatgttttggtgttatgttttgtatatctacatatatgttctgttttaagggattaattatatatatagggctgttttgatgttgtgttttgtatatatataattatgctctgttttaagtgattaaatgcatatatgaagctattttgatgttatgttaactaaattaattatcttcttatgttactcttgtaaggatttgtcgagatggtagttatttgaagtaacattaagggtagaaaacgacgttagatttataatattttagccatcgttaaaaaggggatctaaaggatgttggatgagttttaacacacttgttatttattggattaggattttctgaagttaaaggaatTTCAGCGAATCGAgataagtagctatgaccatgcgcccacgccaagttctcttgtggaagaatatatctctatctctttccaaatgttcttctaattaaagaataaatgagtttatattatgtacaagcctttcttggtagcccctattaagtatcctatcgattataattgatagtatgtgtatatggtaatgcatgcatgtagatcctaagtcatgaaatttttttatacatgcttcttgaaataactaagattttatttttatgtaagcatgacataaaatgttattttccaaaataaaagcatattcatcggactaaggaagatatggaaaatgttgatttcaaagaaagaaaatgaatgaattaatgtatgaaagtatgtaatggccacatgaaaggaaatgatatcaaagaaatgggcagattgcaatgccgggtaagtagtactggtagtgcacccagtgctgctccctAACAGAAAtgggttcctaacctgtggccacgggtggaatccaggtccaacaggaccgctaaccccaacacacggggcgtaatagtgtgttggccacaagaaagtgaaagattaaatgaagtgtatgcatgaagatatgatatataagtatgtatgaaaataagaaataaagatttttgcatgaaagtatgaagtaagtatatgcatgatagtaagaagtaagtgtatgtatgatgttataaagaaagtatatgcatggaagtattgtcagaattagtattggtttatggatgcatgttttcaaaagaaagtactatatgctttttaagttaacagcatggtgtactacttactgagtattagactcactttgtgtttatgttttaaatgtccaggtacagacgaatctactgaggagctgagtattACTGAGGAGGGGGAGGCcgatgtttagtagtccctgggtagtttggtttcttctatgatgatatatgtttcttatgtttcAATAATGGAAACCctcctgctttaagttagttttcttttgtaatgactaaagggactgagtccctttttgtttaaagtagttatcttaaataaatggatgacggactctgagagtcctttgtaaaggaatgtaaaggtatgtctattagatgtttatttcagttagaaattagaatttatgcgtgatgcgttcgaatcgtcacgcattatctttaaaaaaaataataaataataataataataataataataacaatatgggcATTCATTTAGAACtaaatttactgttataataagaaaaaaaaaagaacaagtacgggatcacggtctcgctcttgttagggtggggttgtgacaaatcttggtatcagagcaaaggTTAAGAAGTCCTGTAGACTTTAGGGGTAAACTAGGCTAAGGCCCTCTCTCTAAAGTATGCCAAGCTCCGCAGCAGGTTCAAATGGTATTTCTTATTGCAtgatatgaattttgtaaagaGATTTCAAGTTATGTATGCTATTTTGTATGAGTTTTTGCTAATGCTATTGTTATCCATGTTCTAGTATGGCAACACAACACAATAACAATAAACGTCGAGGGTGGCCCAGTGTCCGTAATCCTGAAGATCAACTCGCCTTATAGAGGTTTTCACTAGTGGGCAACTTGCCTTATAGAGGTTTTCACTAGTGGGCAAACCGCCATGCAAGTACAAGTCCCACATCTGACTGCTTTTGATCGCTTCTGCAAACAGCATCCTCCGTTGTTTGATGGCAAGGGTACGGAATTAGATGCAGATAATTGGTTAGAGCGCTTGGAGAAAATTTTCAGTGTAATCAGCTGTACCGAGGAACAAAAGGTAGAATTTGCAGCATATAACTTGGCTGATGTGGCCAATGGGTGGTGGAAGGCCACTCGCGGATTTATTCAGCAGGAATTGGGCGAAGCTATCCCTATATCAtggaataaatttaaagaggCATTTAATGACCGGTTCTTTCCTGTATCCATTCGAGAGGCCAAGGCCCGAGAGTTTGCTGACTTGAAACAAGGGACAATGACAGTGAGACAGTATGCATCAAAATTTGTGGAGTTGTCGAGATTTGCCCCACACTTGGTCCACACTGAGGCACTGAAGGCCGAGAAGTTTGAGCGAGGCCTAAACCCCAGAATTATGGACTCCCTTCTTGCATTGAAGATTAGAAAGTTCGCGGACTTGGAAGATAGAGCAGTGATACTTGAGGAGAATTTACGAGTCCGGGCAGGGGAATTCAGTCAAAGGAAGAGGCCATTTTATGCCATGGAGCAAAATAAGGGCAAGAGACCTATGTACAACCCGATGCCCAAGCCAATCCAAGTGGTCAAACCTCCCCAGCGTGGTACAACAGCGCCTCACCCCGCATGCCAAAACTGTGGCAAACGTCATGCTGGGAAGTGCCTTATGGGGACTAACATCTGCTTTAAATGTGGTAAGATAGGTCATTTGGCACGGGAGTGTACAATGCTTGTGGCCCCTAATACTCAAGTGCAGAATCAAGGGCAGAAGAATCCAGCACCGGCTCGAGTTTTCGCGTTAACATTTGATGATGCTGATACTTCTCCTAATGTGGTAACAGGTATTCTTCCCCTGTTTTCACATCGTGCTTTAGTActatttgattctggtgctacGCATTCATTATATCCCGTAAATATGCATGCCTGAGCGAGAGAGCACCTGAACCTCTTGAGCCAGTGATGTATGTTTCTTCACCTCTCGGGAAATCCATGATTTGTCAGTTTGTGCTGAAGGGTTGCATGATAAAGATACAAGATCGACATCTCCTTgctgatttgatattatttgataTGGAGGAGTTCGATGTGATTTTGGGCATGGATTGGTTGTCTTAATACCATGCTAGCTTGGAGTGTTTCAAGAAGGAAGTAATCTTTAGACTACCAGGTGAGTTAGAGTTCCGTTTCTGTGCTGCGACTAAGAGTATTATGCCGAATGTGATCTCTGCATTAAAGGCCACCACTATGTTAAGGAAGGGTTGTGCAGGATTTCTTGCTAGTTTGGTGATGCCACAACCAAATGGGCCTAAGTTGCAAAATATAGAGGTGGTGAAGGATTTTCCTGATGTCTTTCCAGACGAACTACCTGGCTTACCTCCAGGTAGGGAGATTGAGTTCTCTATAGATATCATTCCGGGAACGGCCCCCATCTCTAAAACGCCATACCGGATGGCACCTGTAGAGCTCAAGGAgcttaaggatcaattgcaaGAATTGTTGGAAAAAGGCTTTATTCGCCCTAGTGtatcaccgtggggtgcaccagttctcTTTGTGAAAAAGAAGGATGGGTCGTTGCGACTTTGTATCGATTATAGAGAACTTAATAGGGTGACTGTTAAGAATCGGTATCCTCTAccacggattgatgatttatttgatcaacttcaaggaTCCCAAGTATTTTCAAAGATTGATCTCCGATTAGGGTACCATCAGTTGAAGATTAAGGCGGAGGATATTCCAAAGACTGCTTTCAGAACGAgatatggacattatgaatttttagtgATGTCCTTTGGATTGACCAACGCCCCAGCGGCTTTCATGGACTTGATGAATCGTGTCTTTAAGAAGTATATTGATCAGtttgtaataatatttattgatgacaTTCTTATTTACTCAAGAACCCCAGAAGAACATGTGAAGCATTTGGAGGTTGTTCTTCAAGTTTTGCGGGAGAAGAAATTATATGCTAAGTTGAATAAGTGTGAGTTTTGGTTACAAGAGATTTCTTTTCTTGGCCATATAATTTCAAAGGATGGTATTTCCGTAGATCCTGCAAAGGTGGAGGCGATAGTGGAATGGCCTAGACCAAAAACTATTCAAGAAATTAGAAGCTTCCTTGGTCTGGCGgggtattatcgaagatttgttggAGGGTTTTCTCACATCGCAGTTCCTTTAACGACCTTGACCCGAAAGGGTGAGGAATTCATATGGACAACAGAATGTGAGAAAAGCTTTCAGGAGCTTAAGGAGAAACTTGTGACGGCACCTGTTCTTACTATACCTTTGGGTACAGAAGGATTTGTAATATACAACGATGCCTCACACAAAGGGTTGAGGTGTGTTCTTATGCAGCATGGAAAAGTTGTAGCGTATGCTTCACGTCAACTTAAGGATTATGAGCGCAACTACCCAACccatgatttagaattggctgctgTGGTATTTGCCTTAAAGATATGGCGACATTACCTTTATGGGGAACATTGTGAAATTTATACGGACCACAAGagtctaaaatatttcttcactCAAAAGGAGTTAAATATGAGGTAGCGTAGATGGTTGGAGCTATTGAAAGATTATGATTGTAATATCAACTACCACCCCGGCAAAGCTAATGTAGTTGCCGACGCCCTTAGTCGGAAGTCTTCTTCTGGCACTCTCAGGAGTATGTATactcctcagaaatttgttcttcTAGATATGGAGAAGCTGGGAGTGGAAATGGTGATGGATGTACAAGCAAGGCTGAATAGCCTAGTTCTTGGCCCAACAATATTGGACCAAATTAAAGCTGCTCAAAGTGAAGACCTTAACCTCCAGAAGATCAAAGCGGATATTTTAGAAGGAAAACAACCTGATTTTGTGATTTCTGGTGATGAATCATTGCGGTTTAAAGGAAGATTGTGTGTACCAGCTAAAAAGGAACTGAGGGATCTAATATTGAGGGAAGCACATCGGTCTCTATACACAGTGCATCCAGGTAGTACCAAAATGTATCGAGACCTGAGACAACACTACTGGTGGAGCGGAATGAAACGAGACGTGGCTAACTTTGTAGCTCAATGCCTGACATGCCAGCAAGTTaaggctgagcatcaaagaccctcgGGAGCACTACAACCACTACCAATACCAGTTTGGACATGGGATGAAATCAGCATGGATTTTGTAACTGGATTTCCTAAAGCCCAAGGAGGACAAGATTCTGTGTGGGTGATTGTCGACAGATTATCGAAATCAGCCCACTTCATACCAATTCAGATGACTTACTCGATGAGTAAGTTGGCAGAGatatatgtcaaagagatagttaGGTTGCAAGGAGTTCCGTCCAAGATAGTATCGGATAGGGACTCACGGTTTACTTCAGCATTTTGGAGGAGCGTACAAAGGAACTTGGGGACAAAATTGACTTATAGCACTGCTTTCCACCCTCAGACA
This genomic interval from Carya illinoinensis cultivar Pawnee chromosome 10, C.illinoinensisPawnee_v1, whole genome shotgun sequence contains the following:
- the LOC122278550 gene encoding uncharacterized protein LOC122278550, coding for MQVQVPHLTAFDRFCKQHPPLFDGKGTELDADNWLERLEKIFSVISCTEEQKVEFAAYNLADVANGWWKATRGFIQQELGEAIPISWNKFKEAFNDRFFPVSIREAKAREFADLKQGTMTVRQYASKFVELSRFAPHLVHTEALKAEKFERGLNPRIMDSLLALKIRKFADLEDRAVILEENLRVRAGEFSQRKRPFYAMEQNKGKRPMYNPMPKPIQVVKPPQRGTTAPHPACQNCGKRHAGKCLMGTNICFKCGKIGHLARECTMLVAPNTQVQNQGQKNPAPARVFALTFDDADTSPNVVTGILPLFSHRALVLFDSGATHSLYPVNMHA